AAGAAAAAATTAGAGCTTAAAATTGCAGCATTGGGTAAGGATACTTTTTCGTACACCCGATCGAGCGTGGTTGAGGATGTATCTAAAGAATTACAGGAAACCAATGTGCCAATTTATAAGCGCATTAATTTCAGTTCTTTGGACCGCTTATTAAAGCAGGAACTCCTTGCTAATAATATTTCATTAGTGCCTTCTTACCGCATTTCGTTAGCCAGAAAAGATTCGACCATTTTTATGATGGCTTCTAACGTTAAAGGAGAGTTTTTGCCCGAAAACACCTATAAAACACCTTTGTTTGGAAACGATATCTTTCGCGATCCCGGGATGCTTTTAGTCAGTTTTCCGAATAAAAATTCGGCTATTATAGCTAATCTAAGTGTTACGCTTGCCTCATCAATCGGTTTGTTACTGGTACTTGTTTTTATTTTCTCTTATACCTTGTATGCTATTTTGAAGCAGAAAAAACTGTCGGAAATGAAAACAGATTTCATTAACAACATGACGCACGAATTTAAAACCCCTGTGGCTACCATAATGATTGCCAGTGAGGCTTTGAAAGATCCGGAAGTGACAGAAGATAAAGCCAGGTTAAAACGCTTGGCGGGGATTATTTATGATGAAAATGTTCGCCTGGGTAGTCATATCGAGCGTGTTTTAAGTATAGCCCGTTTAGAAAAAGGCGAGCTTAAAATGGAGAACAATGAAGTAGATGTTAACGATTTGATTGTGATTGTGCTGGATAGCATGGAATTACAGTTACAGAAAAGGAACGCTATTGTCAATGTACATACCGATGCAGAAAATGCCGTTGTATATGGCGATGAACTCCATCTGTCTAATGTAATTTATAACCTTATTGATAATGCCAATAAATACAGTAGCGATACGCCAGAGATTACCATTACTACCCGCAATGCCGGCAAGAATTTAATTATCGAAATAGCAGATAAAGGCATTGGGATGACCAAGGAGCAGTCTAAACGGATTTTCGATCAGTTTTATAGGGTGCCAACAGGTAATTTGCACGATGTTAAAGGTTTTGGCCTGGGTTTAAATTATGTTCAGGATATTATTAAGAAATTGAATGGAACGGTTAAGGTAAGTAGCGAAAAAGATAAGGGAACAACGTTCGAAATATCTTTACCTTTATAAACAGTTAAACATCGGTACAAAAGCTTGCCTTATCGATACAATAAAATAAAACAGGTTTAATTTGACTAATATAGTGGAGTATTAATTTAATCTGCAACATCAATTAAACCGTTATGCATATTCAGGATCAAACTTTCAATGTGGGTAATGCCACTTATGTGAATAAAAACAAGAAAATGAAAAAAATACTTCTGGTAGAAGACGACCCAAATTTAGGTTTATTGTTGCAAGACTATTTGCAGTTAAAAGGCAAGTTTGATGTAGTGTTATGCACCGATGGTGAAGATGGACTGAGAGCATTTAATAAGCAGAACTTTGATTTATGTATTTTAGATGTGATGATGCCCAAAAAAGATGGTTTTACCCTGGGTAAAGATATTAGAAAGGTAAACACACAGGTGCCTATTATTTTTGCAACGGCTAAAACCATGTTAGAAGATAAATCTGCTGCTTATGATTTAGGCGGCGACGATTATATTACCAAACCTTTTCGTATAGAAGAGTTACTACTGCGTATTAATGCGATGTTTAAACGCATAGCCAATAAAACAGACCACAATGATGAGGCTGCCGAAACACAGTTTTCCATCGGTCAATATCATTTCGATTATACTACGCAGATTATTACCGATAACGATAATCAGCAAAAACTATCTACCAAAGAAGCCGAGCTGTTGCGTTTATTGTGTTTGAAAAAGAATACCGTTTTAACCCGCGAAGAAGCCCTGTTAAGTATCTGGCATGATGATAATTACTTTAATGGAAGAAGTATGGATGTGTTTTTAAGTAAGTTGCGAAAATACCTAAGGGCCGATCCGACAGTAGAAATTATTAATGTGCACGGAAAAGGCTATAAGCTGTTGGTAAGCTAATAGATCGATTCATCATCCTGAAACAAGTTCTGGATGACGAATGGTAGTAAAAATATAGTTAAATATACAGGTTCTCCTGAATGGCGAGAATGATATTCCGCTCTTGGGCAAGTTTAAATAGGGTATCTACCGCTTTACGGCCTTCTTCGCCAAGGTTTATGCTATATTTATTTACATATAATTCGATGTGTTTGTACATCACACTTTCTTCCATAGCCTGGGCATGTTGGCGGATAAAATCGATTCCCGATTTTGGATGTGCAAAGGCAAACTCTACCGACTGGCGAACTAAGCGGTTCACCTTTAACTGCAGGTTGTGTTCTAAATTACGGTTAATTACGATTCCGCCTAATGGAATGGCGCAACCCGTTAGTTTTTCCCAATAATCGCCTAAATCAACTATTTTCGTTAGCCCCTTATCCTGATAGGTAAACCTGTTTTCGTGAATAATCAGGCCTAAATCGATCTGCTCGTTAAGTAAAGCCGATTCGATTTCCGAAAAAACAAGTTCTTGTTTATTTTGTAAGTGTGGATAAGCAATTCCCAATAAAAAATTTGCAGTAGTATACTTTCCCGGTATTCCAATTTTGAGTTTAGCGTTGGGGGTGTGGAGTTGGGGGTCGGCTGAACCTTCAAAATGATTTTTGCTAATTAATAACGGGCCAACACCAAAGCCCAGGGCACTACCGGCATCTAATAAAGCATATTGGTTGGCCACATAAGCAAAAGCATGAAAGCTTAATTTGGTAATGTCTAATTCGCCCCTAAGTGCCTTTTGGTTTAAGGTTTCTACATCATCATAAGAAACTTCAAATTCTAATCCTTCCGTATCAATTTTATGGTGAATTAGTGCATCGAAAATAAATGTATCGTTAGGGCAGGGAGAAAATCCAAGTGTAAGTTTCATCTATTTATTTTTTGTTTTCAGTTGTTAGATGGAGCCTTTGACAATTAAAATAGTTATTTTAATTGTGTCGGGTTCATAAATCAAAATTAAGTACTGCGATAAACTAATCGGTCATAATCAGTTCATTTCTCCAATAAAAGCAATGGCCCAATCGTTTAAGTTTTTAATGGCCAAACCAATTTTCCAATTGTCTTTATTTCTTGGCTCTACATAATTAGATATACTTCTGATCTGTAAACTAGCTATATTTAACTGTTTACAGGCATAAAAAACAGCGGCACCTTCCATACTTTCGGTAGTGGGATTTAACCTCCTGATTAAATTTTTGATGCTTTTTTCGCTTCCCGTTACACAGTTCACGGTTATGCCTTTTGCAATGGGTAGGTTAATTTTTTTTTGTGTTTTTGAGGTGTAATGGTTCTCCCCAAAGCCTAAATCGTTTATGGTTAAAAATTCATCTCCATTTTCGGCGCCCAGTTCTGCAAAAGTATCTTCCGTAATATTTAACACTGTACCTAAAGCTATATCCCTGTCGAAGCTTCCGGCGATGCCGAAATTTACCACAAGGTTATATTTAGATGAAAGATGTTTGCCCAGGGCAAAGGCTGTTGCTACCATTCCAACTCCGGTAATTAGCAGATCGAAATTTTTACTTTCAACAAAATCTCCGTCTGGTAAATTAAAATGCTGGTAAAAGAAGGTAAGTTCGGCTTTGGTAGCAGCAACAATTAAAGTTTTCATAAAGTAAAGTTAGCAGATTGTTTTCATTAAAATTTTAGGTTTTATGTAAGCTTTGGTCTTTAGTCTTTAAGCTTGAACCTTTATCTGTATATTTGCATTTTATTTTATAGTAATGATTTACATAACGAGAAAAGCATCCTTTAATGCGGCGCACAAATTGGCCCGTACCGATTGGGATGATGATAAAAACAATGAAGTTTATGGTAAATGTGCCAACCCCAACTGGCATGGCCATAACTATTGGTTATATGTTACCGTTAAAGGCGAAGTGAATCCGGAAACAGGTTTTCTGGTTGATCTGAAATGGCTGAAAGACGTAATGAACGATTATGTGGTAGATAAAGTTGATCATAAAAATTTAAACCTTGATGTAGATTTTATGAAAGGCAAGTTGGCTTCAACTGAAAATCTGGCCATCGAAATCTGGAAACAACTTTGGGCTCCGATTGCAGAGAGCGGTGCAGTTTTACATTGCGTAAAAATATACGAAACCGAAAATAATTTTGTTGAATACTTTGGTTAAAAACCTAAATTAATGAGCGATAAAGACGTA
The nucleotide sequence above comes from Pedobacter riviphilus. Encoded proteins:
- a CDS encoding sensor histidine kinase, with the protein product MKKKSFWLITVLMTVALLGVFVMQLYYIRESYKLKSQLFDEQVNQTLTSVVNKIQRRNVADHLNRKDAENKLKQLQDSRQRALDIKDLRQQYAQEAELRQAERENQIESYLNQQDSIIRVSYRAPNVISEREYNSLSSKNGDKLDLQMDAIIDIKSLILKGYSMRTKLFSAPPKAFEFKSLQSLPDTLRYLVFDPRDGSPGFANVPKIPNDLQKKFKREDEIEKKKLELKIAALGKDTFSYTRSSVVEDVSKELQETNVPIYKRINFSSLDRLLKQELLANNISLVPSYRISLARKDSTIFMMASNVKGEFLPENTYKTPLFGNDIFRDPGMLLVSFPNKNSAIIANLSVTLASSIGLLLVLVFIFSYTLYAILKQKKLSEMKTDFINNMTHEFKTPVATIMIASEALKDPEVTEDKARLKRLAGIIYDENVRLGSHIERVLSIARLEKGELKMENNEVDVNDLIVIVLDSMELQLQKRNAIVNVHTDAENAVVYGDELHLSNVIYNLIDNANKYSSDTPEITITTRNAGKNLIIEIADKGIGMTKEQSKRIFDQFYRVPTGNLHDVKGFGLGLNYVQDIIKKLNGTVKVSSEKDKGTTFEISLPL
- a CDS encoding response regulator transcription factor; translation: MKKILLVEDDPNLGLLLQDYLQLKGKFDVVLCTDGEDGLRAFNKQNFDLCILDVMMPKKDGFTLGKDIRKVNTQVPIIFATAKTMLEDKSAAYDLGGDDYITKPFRIEELLLRINAMFKRIANKTDHNDEAAETQFSIGQYHFDYTTQIITDNDNQQKLSTKEAELLRLLCLKKNTVLTREEALLSIWHDDNYFNGRSMDVFLSKLRKYLRADPTVEIINVHGKGYKLLVS
- a CDS encoding menaquinone biosynthesis family protein, whose product is MKLTLGFSPCPNDTFIFDALIHHKIDTEGLEFEVSYDDVETLNQKALRGELDITKLSFHAFAYVANQYALLDAGSALGFGVGPLLISKNHFEGSADPQLHTPNAKLKIGIPGKYTTANFLLGIAYPHLQNKQELVFSEIESALLNEQIDLGLIIHENRFTYQDKGLTKIVDLGDYWEKLTGCAIPLGGIVINRNLEHNLQLKVNRLVRQSVEFAFAHPKSGIDFIRQHAQAMEESVMYKHIELYVNKYSINLGEEGRKAVDTLFKLAQERNIILAIQENLYI
- the mqnB gene encoding futalosine hydrolase, with protein sequence MKTLIVAATKAELTFFYQHFNLPDGDFVESKNFDLLITGVGMVATAFALGKHLSSKYNLVVNFGIAGSFDRDIALGTVLNITEDTFAELGAENGDEFLTINDLGFGENHYTSKTQKKINLPIAKGITVNCVTGSEKSIKNLIRRLNPTTESMEGAAVFYACKQLNIASLQIRSISNYVEPRNKDNWKIGLAIKNLNDWAIAFIGEMN
- a CDS encoding 6-pyruvoyl trahydropterin synthase family protein; protein product: MIYITRKASFNAAHKLARTDWDDDKNNEVYGKCANPNWHGHNYWLYVTVKGEVNPETGFLVDLKWLKDVMNDYVVDKVDHKNLNLDVDFMKGKLASTENLAIEIWKQLWAPIAESGAVLHCVKIYETENNFVEYFG